DNA sequence from the Osmia lignaria lignaria isolate PbOS001 chromosome 2, iyOsmLign1, whole genome shotgun sequence genome:
AAAGTGCAATTCTTCAACTCGTCAGGATTCTAATTAATAATCGAGTTCCAATGCTGCACGATCGACGACGCGAAACGCATGTCAAAACAAGTCTTGGATGTATGCAACGCGACTTGAACTAGAAAATGTTAGGAATGTGTCGTGTTCATACACGTTCGATTGAACGGTGTTCAAGTTCGTATTTGACATTGGAAGTCGTACATAAAAAACACAGTTTTTAAAGTTAGTCCTTCCAAACAGATTTTAATTTACGTTAAAAGTATCAttaagctttttttttttcatcgagaATCGCTTTGCGCCACATTCTTAAAGAGAAGAGTTACAACGAAGAGACTGTGGCCCAAGAATCACTGCATTCCCCGACATAACGGGTCGTACGGAAAGTAACTCGTTCCAAAATTTTCGAAAACTTTTTCTCTTATCGAATGTTCCGGATGCGCCGGTTGTTCGAACATAGTTGAAGAAAACTCGTCCCGAATCGTTAGATCCAAGCGATCGTTTATAGAAGAATAAATCGAAATCAATTGAATCTAATGAGTTCCAGCTCGCGTATACGTACTACCGTATTGTTTCCTTGAAGTGTGATTCAACTTTATAAGCGTGGGTTTCATCAatactattaatatttcataacatCTTTCTTATGCAAAGTTGTCGGTTTAGGATAAGGATGATTATGAAAATAACTGATTTCGATAGATTTTCACGATAGAATCTTTCTTGATtagtatacttttttttttattccatacTTGAGGCGTTACTCATCGAATAAGAATAAAGTTATATAAGAATGATATATTTAACTGTCGCTGCACGAATGGTAGCGTAATTAACGCATAATCGATACTTTCATAGCCGATATGTATTCTCATCAAGTGTTACGGTGATTTGCGCGTCATAATGGGCTAGTAATTTTAATGATGTACGTTAGGAGTAGAACCGCTCGTATTTAGTGTAGGGCAGCAGCAGCCAGGGGCAATTGCCCTAAGCCCGTGTATCAAATAATCGAATTAGGACACCTGTAATGAGAGAAAGACGAAGCAAGTGGAATAGGGAAATTGGCAATATTGTGCCTGACACGGTAAAACGCATAGGAACGCATTCCACATGTCACCGAGCCGTGAGTTATTCGGCGAACGAAACAACCGCAAACATTTCTTCCTCGATAACTAATAACGGTGCAGGGCATACTCGGTCTTGCATAAGATCATACAAAAACGGTACTGTAATTAtacgaatcagaatattacgaTTATGTATACGCTGGTAGAACGCCATCGGAAGAAACAATTCATAACTACCCGTGCCAATTTTGTCTTGTATAACGATAATTGTTATTTACATCGTTCCATCTAATTAATACGTACAAGTACGCGAATTAAAATCGAAAAATCACGTGGAAGATTATAAGGATCGTTATAAGATAGCACGCCCAGTTTACGGGAATTACATTTACATGTGGTACGTAGGTAGGGGTCGACTATCCTTGTTCCTGACCAAATACGTCTTCGAGCACACAACGACTTTACCATCGTGACCACACCTACGATCCACCACGATATTCCTTTTCAATTGATAATGCACGAATATTATGCAAACTGGTCGCTAACACCGCTAGATAAAAGCATTAACTCGTTTAATGTCACGTTGATCGTCCGTGACTACTAACAGCAAACAGCGTATGCTTGCAAAGAGATCTTACTCGATACGGAattcaatttttacttttatccccgttataataaaatgttacggaatttcaaaaattatagtTTAATCCAGGGGTGGATAAATAGGACACTAAGACAGAAAAATCCACCTTGAACCGAGATTTTCTTCCCGGCAATAAAACTCCcactattttattgaatttatattgATCGATTTTTATGGAATGTAATCATTTTAAAAGGTGCTCCGCTTCAACAAATTGGCCCTCGAGCCAAAACAATTGCCCACCCCCGGTTTAATCGAATATACTGGAATAGATATTTTGAAACGCCTTGACGTTGATGCTTGAAACAACTCGAGAATTTAATGGAATTCCAACAAACATCCTTGCAGTATTGTAGGCCACGTGCAATCATGATCGCGGAATGCACCCCTCTACGCGAATAATATTCTTCGTAGATTTACAATGGCGTAGCATGAATCCGTGTTCCAGTTTTATGGCAAAACAGGACAAAGAGTATTGCAAACGAGTACGTCGGTATATAAAAGAAACGTGGTATTgtccatttttaattttctcttaAGGTTCTTACGCAACGATGAGAAAgcagattattaaaaaaaaaagcccTAACGTACGACGTTATATGATAGAAATATATATAATGAGATTAATTAAATAGGCATAGCGTGCGGTATGCTTCGTTAaataaacgaaaggaaaaaattCAAGAAGGAAAGGAAACGATGACGTCGGATATGTGTCAGTGGAACATCACGTGGATGCGTGAAATCGCAAGTCAATGACCTGACCGATGACCTGTTGTCTTAACTAAGAGGTATTAGTACCTGCTCGTGAACCGGcaaagaattattataaatattttcataaagatggaaaagaaaataataattataaatacaaaaGTTAATCAATGTTGGtcatataattaataactgCACGGATATTTCTGATAGATATATcaaacattatacacaataattgattttctttcaGTGAACAAGTAAATTCTTTGAAGAGTATACTATTATACACGATTACTTTGTTCGTTGAACTTTACAGAATGATAAATCACTTTCACTAAGATACTTCTTtcacaattaataatttactaTGACAGAGTTGAAAGGAAAGTTGTTTGATGAGTGAAAAAGAAACGGTTCTTATCGTGTAAAAAAGACACAACATTTTCATTCATCTTGTATCcatataagaaaaaaaagacttACCGGGTACAACTTCACCGTTGAACGTCATTTCTACAAGGTGTACAACAGCTTCGTGGGGTACGAACGATGCCAGAAATCGTTGGCTACCCAACGCCCTGACAAAGCTAGTTACGTGACCACCATTTAcgagaatttctaaatttccagaTCCGGCTTTAGATCCGTCAACTGGAAAAGAAACACGAGAAACATATTcacaaaaatattcattttacaatAACATTTGCAGTATATTCAATGACGTACTTTCAAATTCTACTGGTTGATTAACAACCCCATTCGGAATGTTCCCAATTTGGATAGCACGAGCATTGTACGCTTGTGATCTGAagtaatatgcaattaattttcaattacttattcacctattttattttattcaatttatcatCTACAAACCTGAATGGAGAGCCTTGAATATGTTGACCGTTTATTAGAATCTGAATGATATGTTCCCCAACTTCTTCTGCAGTTATCGTATACGTTAAACCTCTGAGAGTTGACTTTTGTATAGGGATCATTTTGCCATTCGGacctgaaattgaatttttaatattattactcTTTAACATTTATATGGAGTATGATAGAGAACTCACCAGAAACAGTGACAGTAACTTTATTTTGATCTACATTTGAATCTATGGTAAAAGTAGTCGGTCTGTGTAGCGGTAACATTTCCAGTGCATTTCCAGTTACAAGTTCAGAAGCTTTTCCTTGCGTTGACGAATAATTAGAAACTCCATTATTGAGATATCGCTCGTGAGTTCCATCGGTCGTATCCACAcctttgtaataattattatttttattcttaaggATTCCATGTGTCTGTGCTCGAGCATTATGGTTTTCATTATTAAACTTCTGAGACGCGCTGTAATCGGAAGTTGAAAGTTTCTGACTGGAAACATAACTGGAAGAACTGTGGTGTGTATGCGACATATTTTTTGAGCTATAATTCTGTGCATTCTTGCAATTGTTATTGAAAAAACTGGAGGTATTCGTGTCTTCGAAAGTGGCTGAACTATTAGCCAGATTCGCGAGCGATTCCAAACTACCATaagataataatgattttgtcttttctatGGCATCCCATGAATCTCGTCTGGAGGTACCGCCAACCATCGACGACACTCTAACGTTACTGCTCGTGTCGACGGTTCCATTATCCATCGAAATTTTTCTGTTAAAACTGTCGTTGCTTCTTGGACTGAAGCTTCGATTAACAGGACTTTGCGTTGCGCTGCGATATGCCATCGGGCTTTGAGTCGGTGATCGAGATCTCTTCAATGATCCCGAGCTATAAATCTCCCGAGATTCTTTAATGATCGGAGAGTATCTCGAGCCATGGGCAGTTGGGCTTGGATTCGGAGAACGAGATCTATTTATCGTATTCGACGTGTAAGCGTCTTTTGATTCCCTCGCAAAGCTTGGACTTTGTACGGTCGGAGATCTCGATTGATTGTACGTAGTACTGGAATATGTTTCTTTCGTTTCCTTCACCAGGGATGGACTGTGAAGATTTCGCGAAACAGGGCTGTGGCCTTGATTCGGAGATCGAGTTTGATTAAACGAAGTCGACGTATGATACGTTGAATTAGAATTTTCTACCGAGTAATTATTCGACGTCTTGTATACTGGAGCAGTCTGACGTGCGGGAGAATAATCGCGTACGTGTTGGGTAGGGCTTGATAATTTATACGTGGGCGAAGAATAAGGTTTTTGAACAGGACTGGACCGGTCTGTCTCTATCGAAACATTTAGACCGTTCATTCGTCTTTCCAACGAAGACAATTTCGTTCTATCGAGGCTAGACGTTGATTCCTTTGATCTTCTCGATCCCTTTTGAGTTCCCACTCGAATGGAAAATGGGGAGCCTCGAACATCGGAGCCATTGAAGTATAGGTAAACCCTATACTTTCCCGAATCAGATGGTACGAAGGATACTCGATATTGCATGTGTCCGAAATCTTCTATTCTGAAAGGGACCGACTGCTTATCGTGAACTAAATCTATTATAACGTCGCCGAGACCTCCGGTTCCTGTCGCATCGACGATGAAAGAAAACGGCTGACCGGGCATAGCACCATCCGTGTCCAATAACTGTAGATATTAACGAAATGTCATCAACGTTCGTCGAAGAAATTAAAACACGGACTTTACCTTTATTCCATTAGGATCGAATACAAAGCAGGTAAAAGGACCGCCTTGTATATGGTTTCCTTTGTGAGTTATCGCGATACTCCACTCTCCTGTTTCGTCAGGTTGAAAAGTGGCGGTATGTACACCATCGTTTTCTTTAACTGGACAGGACAAAGATCTTCCAGTTGGAGACCATGCAGTCACATCAATGCCATCATGACTAGTTCCTAAAGTGTTCATCTTACATAATTTACATCCTGCAGGAAAGTCTTTTTACCAAATACTTACCGTAACTATTGACTAGAACTTCGACGATAGATCCTATAGCGCACGGATCCATACCAGGTGATTTTATTTTGGTCAAAGGAGGTAAAACTCTAAAATAATAGGGACATCCGTCTACTAATTCCCCGTCGTTATATACCATTAGCTGAAATATCCGATAAACGATAAATAACTTTGTTCGTTCGTTTAAAGTTATTAACACAAACCTTGTGCATCCCGACTTCTGTAGGTACGAAGGTACCTTTGCCATGAACTCCATTCCAAGTAAGCCTACATTCTACTCGTCCACTAGGACTTATTACTTCACCACGTACTTCCCTCGTATTCACTTCTTTAGTAAGAATTTCCAATTTGAAGTGCGCCTGCGGATAATGATCGTTAATAAGCAAGCATGCCGGCGATCATAGAACGACTTGTTAGAAGATTTTGAAACAATAGATGAAACTTTTCAAACAATTAACCAACTAACCGGCTGTTGTACTCTAGCGGAAGTGCTGTCTATGTGTACAACAATTTGTTTGCTCGCTTGAGGGCGAGGCTTAACCCATTGAAAATATGCCGCATATGCCATAACGCCTAAATGCTCTACGTTCTGATCAGCCATGTCTTTCGCCTTCAGAATAGGCTCCACGCCTAGTTTCTTGCCTCCATCGATACCTTCAAGGAAATATGATGTAAATGTGAAGTATTCCCAGGAAGAAATTATATACCAATCCTTACCCATTTGTATATTGTGCTCCCATGCAGAAGGATCTGTATTGATTTTATCGTAGGCTGGAGCTGGTCCGCCTAAATTCCTGACGATACTACACAAAACTCTGCCATCGTTCCAATCGGTCTGCAAGAATAGATTAAATCATAAGAAAACGTGTTTGTCCTACAACTGAAACGTTAACGAACAATCGCTCACCGTAAAGTTTTGTACTGGGTGGTGAGGTAATTGCGAGTTAACCCATTGTAACGTCGCGTGAAAACCTGGTGAACCTTCTTTCATGAAGTACGATAAGTAGGTCATTCCCGATAGTTCGTCCAAATAAGGAGACGCAAGGTACTCTGGTTCCAATACCATAGGTATGTCGAATTCGCGTTTTGAAATCTCCATAGCCTTTCGGCAATTGTATACACTGgaaatttaatgtacaatttacCTTAACTTCTACTTTTCATCAAAAAttattctcacaaaaattcactcctcGATTCTCACACAATCATCCGGGTGCAAAAGAGCCTAtacctagggagaacgtcccgagTTCAATGCAAcattcacactctaataaattCATACCTtcttgctgaaatcgactgataattaatagtgaacattatactaaagtaatacatttaaTTAATCTTTAATGTAACATATTTTCCTAGTATACCTGTCGTTATAATCGAGTTGACGCCAATGCGGGAATAGACCTGGTTGACAATAATCGAGCAACGCGCTCAGATATACGCCAGAGTTCCAGTCTGTCGTAAAATTGTTTACTCTACATTCCGGTAAAACAGCCTGTAAATAAATGAATCTTTCCTTCAGCCACTAAACATCATATTTGGTGAAATATCCGATTGAagaatgatatttttcttaaatatacatatatatacgaTTACATTGAGATTGTAGTCGCGATGCAGCAAGGTTATTTGTGCAATTACGTATACCGACCTTGAGCCATGCGAGCATGAGTTTCCTTGGAGGGAACTTGGACTTGCCTATTTGGTACCTTACAATGAGCGACCATATTAGACCGAGAATCAATTTTAGATTTCCATTGACGATATCCACGTTACCTGTAACAAAAATTCAAATGTTAAACCCTCGATATTAACAAGATTGCTGTGCAATATTTCTTTCCCTGGGATTTGAAGAGAGGGCTCCCCTAATCGAACTCCTTATCAATCATGCAACATTCATCGCTTGAAAACGATGCTTATACGTACTAGAGTAGATAAGTAAACTATTTCAACCGTGTACGAGCAAAGCTATATATAGTAGAAAGCTTCGGAACATCAAGATCTATCGGTATGCAAAAGGTCATTTAAATATCAGTGGAACGCGTTGGACAGTACTATATGTCAATCGCCAAAATGGGCATCGAAAAACGAGATTTACCCGTAAATCGACTAAAGCTTCCAGGTATTTCTGTTGGAAAAACATGACTCATTACGTACGTACATTTACATATTACACGTATGAACTGAAACGTTAAAAGGAAATGCGGTCGTTTAGAAAAGTACTCGTTGTTTGTAcaggaaattgataaaattttactttGGTCTCTTCCAAAACGATTAGCTCTGCGATCTCCGCCGAGTATTCGAGTACTTTATATTAAAAGAGtcaaaacgcattcccttggtAAGAATTTTCTTCAGGATGTTCCTGTTAATACATTATTAACGCATTCTTCGTTCGTGTTGAAGACATATCTTCGAGCGTGTATACGTGTATGATTTATCGTCGATGCGCCATTTTACTACTCATACACTGGAAATTAAGTTAGTCGGTAGGTACAGGAGTATAATTGTAATGGTACTGAACGGTCTCGTAGGCGCCGAGTGAACACAAGAAAGGCAACGACCTCGAAGTTCGATTTGCAAGCAGTGACGTGACAactgtacttttttttttcatttcgaaagaTAATTGCAATGTCTCGcatatgaattaaaaattactaTACACATAGAACTCGCTAAATGTTAATAGACACCGGAGGTAGATATATTCCACGCGAAGTTTTGTAATAATGGTctacatttaattattatattatcgaCGCGTGACTCACGTTTACATTTTACTTTTTATCATTGTTACAAACATTTCTCTGTATTATTTTTCTGTGCTCTCTATTCTATATTACACAGGATGGTCCCTGGAAACTTGTTCATTTTTAGTTGACCATCGCCTGAAGGTCAACAGACTTATGTCGTTGAATTTACCTTTTTATGGGCTATAAAGTGATGGACAACAAAGGTACATATGTTAATTCATTTAAAAGATCaccttgaaaaaaaaatgaatttgaattaCCGATATTAACAAGTTTTACACCATCAGCCTCGATGGCCTGAAGAGCGGTGGA
Encoded proteins:
- the jbug gene encoding filamin-type immunoglobulin domains fbug isoform X4, producing MEMTEQLRPEELVGLVARSAEGTAAKGMPIKGHEDLWVEIQANTFRNWVNEHLKHASDVADGPVIDLAEDFRDGTRLCALVEVLTKRRLPRWNPRPANQHHHLENVSTALQAIEADGVKLVNIGNVDIVNGNLKLILGLIWSLIVRYQIGKSKFPPRKLMLAWLKAVLPECRVNNFTTDWNSGVYLSALLDYCQPGLFPHWRQLDYNDSVYNCRKAMEISKREFDIPMVLEPEYLASPYLDELSGMTYLSYFMKEGSPGFHATLQWVNSQLPHHPVQNFTTDWNDGRVLCSIVRNLGGPAPAYDKINTDPSAWEHNIQMGIDGGKKLGVEPILKAKDMADQNVEHLGVMAYAAYFQWVKPRPQASKQIVVHIDSTSARVQQPAHFKLEILTKEVNTREVRGEVISPSGRVECRLTWNGVHGKGTFVPTEVGMHKLMVYNDGELVDGCPYYFRVLPPLTKIKSPGMDPCAIGSIVEVLVNSYGTSHDGIDVTAWSPTGRSLSCPVKENDGVHTATFQPDETGEWSIAITHKGNHIQGGPFTCFVFDPNGIKLLDTDGAMPGQPFSFIVDATGTGGLGDVIIDLVHDKQSVPFRIEDFGHMQYRVSFVPSDSGKYRVYLYFNGSDVRGSPFSIRVGTQKGSRRSKESTSSLDRTKLSSLERRMNGLNVSIETDRSSPVQKPYSSPTYKLSSPTQHVRDYSPARQTAPVYKTSNNYSVENSNSTYHTSTSFNQTRSPNQGHSPVSRNLHSPSLVKETKETYSSTTYNQSRSPTVQSPSFARESKDAYTSNTINRSRSPNPSPTAHGSRYSPIIKESREIYSSGSLKRSRSPTQSPMAYRSATQSPVNRSFSPRSNDSFNRKISMDNGTVDTSSNVRVSSMVGGTSRRDSWDAIEKTKSLLSYGSLESLANLANSSATFEDTNTSSFFNNNCKNAQNYSSKNMSHTHHSSSSYVSSQKLSTSDYSASQKFNNENHNARAQTHGILKNKNNNYYKGVDTTDGTHERYLNNGVSNYSSTQGKASELVTGNALEMLPLHRPTTFTIDSNVDQNKVTVTVSGPNGKMIPIQKSTLRGLTYTITAEEVGEHIIQILINGQHIQGSPFRSQAYNARAIQIGNIPNGVVNQPVEFEIDGSKAGSGNLEILVNGGHVTSFVRALGSQRFLASFVPHEAVVHLVEMTFNGEVVPGSPWRVGIMPAPKMSVIGDSIRLVPAGSPALFELSALGFNSNEIDVQIITPSKRHIPAKITEEPGRPGEFRVEFTPVDVGSHLVEVTIAGQKLPAGPLVAKVYNSSLIQVTDIPSAVVGHACQFRVDASAAGEGQLEISINEGEVPNHVQVVGGGCCLVSFTPEIAKPHYIDIKFNGEAVKGCPFICNVSDTSRVTLSLNHLELIPVDQPASFHMGVDGSGSAELAVSVRGPNSELPVKVTGDIKSGFTAEFIPKDVGVHSISVEYNGHPVNGTPFLAKAFNADKVLIGPVARGSVGQPTHFTVDASQAGEGNLEITISARSQNIPTQVTPQGNARFSVSFVPFEACEHIINIAFNKRTVPGCPIVTRVGGDSHVTVSGQALSSAGLGRQSYLTVSNVAGSLEDLEVNVEGPNGQAVPAQVTDNKDTTCSVAFTPRVVGEHRISLKLARLDRET
- the jbug gene encoding filamin-type immunoglobulin domains fbug isoform X5, with amino-acid sequence MEMTEQLRPEELVGLVARSAEGTAAKGMPIKGHEDLWVEIQANTFRNWVNEHLKHASDVADGPVIDLAEDFRDGTRLCALVEVLTKRRLPRWNPRPANQHHHLENVSTALQAIEADGVKLVNIGNVDIVNGNLKLILGLIWSLIVRYQIGKSKFPPRKLMLAWLKAVLPECRVNNFTTDWNSGVYLSALLDYCQPGLFPHWRQLDYNDSVYNCRKAMEISKREFDIPMVLEPEYLASPYLDELSGMTYLSYFMKEGSPGFHATLQWVNSQLPHHPVQNFTTDWNDGRVLCSIVRNLGGPAPAYDKINTDPSAWEHNIQMGIDGGKKLGVEPILKAKDMADQNVEHLGVMAYAAYFQWVKPRPQASKQIVVHIDSTSARVQQPAHFKLEILTKEVNTREVRGEVISPSGRVECRLTWNGVHGKGTFVPTEVGMHKLMVYNDGELVDGCPYYFRVLPPLTKIKSPGMDPCAIGSIVEVLVNSYGTSHDGIDVTAWSPTGRSLSCPVKENDGVHTATFQPDETGEWSIAITHKGNHIQGGPFTCFVFDPNGIKLLDTDGAMPGQPFSFIVDATGTGGLGDVIIDLVHDKQSVPFRIEDFGHMQYRVSFVPSDSGKYRVYLYFNGSDVRGSPFSIRVGTQKGSRRSKESTSSLDRTKLSSLERRMNGLNVSIETDRSSPVQKPYSSPTYKLSSPTQHVRDYSPARQTAPVYKTSNNYSVENSNSTYHTSTSFNQTRSPNQGHSPVSRNLHSPSLVKETKETYSSTTYNQSRSPTVQSPSFARESKDAYTSNTINRSRSPNPSPTAHGSRYSPIIKESREIYSSGSLKRSRSPTQSPMAYRSATQSPVNRSFSPRSNDSFNRKISMDNGTVDTSSNVRVSSMVGGTSRRDSWDAIEKTKSLLSYGSLESLANLANSSATFEDTNTSSFFNNNCKNAQNYSSKNMSHTHHSSSSYVSSQKLSTSDYSASQKFNNENHNARAQTHGILKNKNNNYYKGVDTTDGTHERYLNNGVSNYSSTQGKASELVTGNALEMLPLHRPTTFTIDSNVDQNKVTVTVSGPNGKMIPIQKSTLRGLTYTITAEEVGEHIIQILINGQHIQGSPFRSQAYNARAIQIGNIPNGVVNQPVEFEIDGSKAGSGNLEILVNGGHVTSFVRALGSQRFLASFVPHEAVVHLVEMTFNGEVVPGSPWRVGIMPAPKMSVIGDSIRLVPAGSPALFELSALGFNSNEIDVQIITPSKRHIPAKITEEPGRPGEFRVEFTPVDVGSHLVEVTIAGQKLPAGPLVAKVYNSSLIQVTDIPSAVVGHACQFRVDASAAGEGQLEISINEGEVPNHVQVVGGGCCLVSFTPEIAKPHYIDIKFNGEAVKGCPFICNVSDTSRVTLSLNHLELIPVDQPASFHMGVDGSGSAELAVSVRGPNSELPVKVTGDIKSGFTAEFIPKDVGVHSISVEYNGHPVNGTPFLAKAFNADKVLIGPVARGSVGQPTHFTVDASQAGEGNLEITISARSQNIPTQVTPQGNARFSVSFVPFEACEHIINIAFNKRTVPGCPIVTRVGGDSHVTVSGQALSSAGLGRQSYLTVSNVAGSLEDLEVNVEGRPAFRLRHY